One window of uncultured Desulfovibrio sp. genomic DNA carries:
- a CDS encoding relaxase/mobilization nuclease domain-containing protein, whose protein sequence is MIAKCIKGKGFRGAAAYDLQPHKSLLLETNMAGRTPRALAAEFGAIRALRPNLSKAVCHVSLSLHPEESLSDEQWCEAAHSWLQGMGFVNNQYVISRHTDAAHAHIHILVNRIALDGKVVSDAHDYRRQEKIMRELEQRFSLRQVRSSRETLRAALTKGEIEHALRTGEASTRMNLQKIIDAALTQKIALDAFCQQLAAQGVTVRLNKASTGFVSGISFALGDVTFKGSKLGKGYTWGALQLRGLLHEQDRRIEEHEQGIGSDNATIPIERDRSNKARSKPDGSELAGGSTNQELTGADSAFTRIAEKYLSGRTGDRNRSSPSKGLSR, encoded by the coding sequence TTGATAGCCAAGTGCATCAAGGGCAAGGGCTTTCGTGGGGCGGCAGCCTACGATTTGCAGCCCCACAAAAGCCTGTTGCTTGAAACCAATATGGCGGGCCGCACTCCACGCGCCCTTGCTGCGGAATTCGGGGCTATCCGCGCCTTGAGGCCGAATTTGTCCAAAGCAGTTTGCCATGTGAGCCTGAGCCTACACCCGGAAGAATCCTTGTCAGATGAGCAGTGGTGTGAGGCCGCGCATTCGTGGCTTCAGGGCATGGGCTTTGTAAACAATCAATATGTCATTAGCCGACATACAGACGCGGCGCACGCACACATTCATATTCTGGTGAACAGAATTGCGCTGGATGGAAAAGTGGTGAGTGACGCGCACGACTACAGGCGACAAGAAAAAATCATGCGGGAGCTGGAGCAACGGTTTTCTCTTCGGCAAGTGCGCTCAAGCCGGGAAACGTTGCGGGCAGCCCTTACGAAAGGGGAGATTGAGCACGCCCTGCGTACTGGCGAGGCCTCCACCCGCATGAACCTACAAAAAATAATTGATGCGGCCCTTACGCAGAAAATTGCGTTGGATGCGTTTTGCCAGCAGTTGGCAGCCCAGGGCGTGACCGTGCGTTTAAATAAAGCCTCCACCGGATTTGTTTCGGGGATCAGCTTTGCGCTTGGTGATGTGACGTTCAAGGGCAGCAAGCTCGGCAAAGGGTACACATGGGGCGCATTGCAACTTAGAGGATTACTCCATGAGCAAGATAGACGAATTGAAGAGCATGAGCAGGGCATCGGAAGCGACAACGCCACCATCCCCATCGAGCGAGATAGATCAAACAAGGCTAGAAGCAAGCCTGATGGTTCTGAGCTTGCAGGAGGAAGCACGAATCAAGAACTCACAGGAGCTGATTCAGCTTTTACGAGAATTGCAGAGAAGTACCTCTCAGGCCGCACGGGAGATCGGAACCGCAGCTCACCAAGTAAGGGATTATCCCGTTGA
- the mobC gene encoding plasmid mobilization relaxosome protein MobC, which yields MTIGVRVNPAEWEALQLRARHMGMSPAQWLRTAALSKRMPLPPVPEINRKAYGELARLGVNLNQIAKAANAGRTAVPFGLLRELLSQIMCLQASLMGVAGSMPLVAGEVP from the coding sequence ATGACAATCGGGGTGCGCGTTAATCCGGCAGAGTGGGAGGCGCTTCAGCTTCGCGCGCGGCACATGGGCATGAGCCCTGCGCAGTGGTTGCGCACAGCAGCATTAAGCAAACGCATGCCGCTTCCCCCTGTGCCAGAGATTAACCGCAAGGCCTACGGCGAGCTTGCGCGGTTGGGCGTAAATCTCAACCAAATCGCCAAGGCAGCCAATGCGGGGCGAACGGCTGTTCCCTTCGGGCTGTTAAGGGAGCTGCTTAGCCAGATCATGTGCTTGCAAGCTTCGCTGATGGGGGTTGCTGGCAGCATGCCGCTAGTGGCAGGGGAAGTGCCTTGA
- a CDS encoding AAA family ATPase — MEEFLLSTLPERDYLLHPVIPEQGIVMLVAKRGIGKTFTALHMSLSVAGGLSLFNWHAPKARRVLYVDGEMPAISMQERLAALATGMAAPPHAMQNFSIITPDIQSRPMPDLATTYGQQALEPFLAGVDLLVLDNLATLCRTGKENESQSWTPMQTWLLDLRRRGMAVLLVHHAGKSGDQRGTSAREDIMDTVISLRRPTTYSVAEGARFEVHLTKARGIVGEDAMPFEVHLRSEGNQLIWDVNELVNVQAEQLKQLLAEGFSIRDCADEMGVSKSVVHRLKKKLEEGGDAGAVRY, encoded by the coding sequence ATGGAGGAATTTCTTTTAAGCACCTTGCCCGAGCGCGACTACCTTCTGCACCCGGTAATTCCTGAGCAGGGGATAGTCATGCTCGTTGCAAAGCGGGGCATAGGCAAGACCTTTACGGCGTTGCACATGTCCCTGTCTGTGGCTGGTGGGTTGTCCCTGTTCAACTGGCATGCTCCCAAGGCTCGGCGCGTTTTGTATGTGGATGGTGAAATGCCCGCCATCTCCATGCAAGAGCGTCTGGCGGCTCTGGCAACGGGCATGGCTGCGCCGCCCCATGCGATGCAGAACTTCTCCATTATCACCCCCGACATTCAATCGCGGCCCATGCCGGACTTGGCAACAACCTACGGGCAGCAGGCTCTTGAACCATTTCTTGCTGGAGTCGATTTACTGGTTTTAGACAACCTCGCCACCCTTTGCCGCACTGGCAAAGAAAATGAATCACAATCTTGGACGCCCATGCAGACCTGGCTATTGGATTTGCGGCGGCGGGGTATGGCTGTTTTGCTGGTGCATCACGCGGGCAAATCGGGCGATCAGCGCGGAACCTCGGCACGCGAAGACATCATGGACACGGTCATAAGCTTACGGAGGCCCACAACCTACAGCGTTGCCGAAGGTGCGCGGTTTGAAGTCCATTTGACCAAGGCGCGGGGAATTGTGGGTGAGGATGCAATGCCCTTTGAGGTGCATCTGCGCAGTGAAGGGAATCAGCTCATTTGGGATGTGAACGAGCTTGTCAATGTTCAGGCCGAGCAATTGAAGCAGCTCTTGGCTGAGGGCTTCTCCATTCGGGATTGCGCCGATGAAATGGGCGTGAGCAAGTCTGTGGTTCATCGGCTCAAGAAGAAGCTGGAGGAGGGCGGCGATGCTGGTGCTGTTCGTTATTAA
- a CDS encoding AlpA family transcriptional regulator, translating into MAKVDFLYRQRDYLPDEGFVRLSQILQVLPIGKTSWWEGVKKGRYPTPVKLGPRTTVWRVEDIRALISNVEGGDAA; encoded by the coding sequence ATGGCAAAAGTCGATTTTTTGTATCGGCAACGAGACTACCTGCCTGACGAGGGGTTTGTTCGTTTGTCGCAAATTCTCCAAGTGCTGCCCATTGGCAAAACAAGCTGGTGGGAAGGCGTCAAAAAAGGGCGCTATCCCACCCCTGTGAAGTTAGGGCCGCGTACCACCGTTTGGCGCGTTGAAGATATTCGGGCGCTGATCAGCAATGTGGAAGGAGGGGACGCCGCATGA
- a CDS encoding integrase arm-type DNA-binding domain-containing protein, translated as MAIKKAKPREKIYTLKDADGLYLEIKPSGKKYWRLRYWIDSKENRLSLGEYPLISLAEARSRRDDKRRMIKDGVDPVALVREQKAAVAPDKFFESVAREWAQKNAHRWTEGHAELNLRRLEMNIFPYIGEKPIGEISAPELLGCLRRIEARGALEVTRRVRGLCSMIFRYAIATGKAERDVAADLIGACATPKKQHRPTITDPQEVGRLMQAIDGCAASAIVYCALRLAPLVFVRPGELRNAEWSEFNLAAAEWRIPAHKTKMRSLHIVPLSTQALNILHELQPLTGDGKYLFPSVRTASRPMSDNTINVALRRIGYAKEEICGHGFRAMASTLLNELGWNRDAIERQLAHGERNKIRAAYNHAEFLPERRQMMQAWADYLDELRGGYHVDC; from the coding sequence ATGGCCATCAAAAAGGCCAAGCCCCGCGAGAAAATTTATACCCTCAAAGACGCAGATGGGCTTTATCTGGAGATAAAGCCTTCGGGCAAAAAGTATTGGCGTCTCCGTTACTGGATCGACTCCAAGGAAAATCGTCTTTCCCTCGGTGAATACCCCCTAATATCTCTGGCTGAAGCTCGTTCGCGCCGTGATGATAAGCGGCGCATGATTAAAGACGGCGTTGACCCTGTGGCGCTGGTGCGTGAGCAAAAAGCCGCCGTAGCTCCAGACAAGTTCTTTGAGTCTGTAGCGCGTGAGTGGGCGCAGAAAAACGCCCATCGGTGGACAGAAGGCCACGCGGAATTGAATCTTCGGCGTCTGGAGATGAATATTTTCCCCTACATCGGAGAGAAGCCCATCGGGGAAATTTCCGCGCCGGAACTTTTGGGATGCCTTCGCCGCATTGAAGCCAGAGGTGCTCTTGAGGTCACGCGCCGAGTGCGTGGGCTTTGCTCCATGATTTTTCGTTATGCCATTGCCACAGGCAAGGCAGAGCGGGACGTTGCCGCAGACCTCATAGGAGCTTGCGCGACACCCAAGAAGCAGCACCGTCCTACCATCACTGATCCACAAGAAGTTGGCAGGCTCATGCAAGCCATAGACGGCTGTGCAGCCTCGGCAATCGTGTATTGCGCCCTGCGGCTGGCCCCCTTGGTTTTTGTGCGCCCTGGTGAACTGCGCAACGCAGAGTGGAGCGAGTTCAATTTGGCGGCTGCCGAATGGCGCATTCCGGCGCATAAAACCAAAATGCGCTCTTTGCATATTGTGCCGCTCTCAACTCAAGCCCTGAATATCCTCCATGAATTGCAGCCGCTCACTGGGGATGGAAAATACCTTTTTCCCTCAGTACGAACGGCATCCCGCCCAATGTCTGACAATACCATTAACGTGGCGTTGCGCCGGATTGGATACGCCAAGGAAGAAATATGTGGGCATGGCTTTAGGGCGATGGCTTCAACCCTGCTTAACGAGCTTGGCTGGAACAGGGACGCTATCGAGCGCCAACTTGCCCACGGTGAGCGCAATAAAATTCGAGCGGCATACAATCATGCGGAGTTTTTGCCGGAACGGCGGCAGATGATGCAAGCATGGGCTGATTATTTAGATGAACTGAGAGGGGGCTATCATGTTGACTGTTGA
- a CDS encoding lipopolysaccharide assembly protein LapB, protein MLTTAPKEIRENIARAMGYLRRDEVERALVTMSEALRLLAGVKLMRSARAELDIQIGEFLGGIVRHSALQPLLDPGNTGNPRSITLQAGKEATLSTVLDGLAKILQTAAEQAVQQEAESRLERKKQLISSGLDFLREGQVAKGRAFLKRIVEEFGDEEGIRLQMGQIFAAAGLFAEAAAMYEEAMTIQPREASAYTGAVAAWMELQEYEKAEAVYQAVLRTFGGHASTFGKMAKLYLAWRKKQAAEDNALRALQTDPEQADALEVMAALGKH, encoded by the coding sequence ATGCTGACTACTGCTCCAAAAGAAATCAGGGAAAATATCGCCCGTGCAATGGGCTATCTGCGGCGAGACGAAGTTGAGCGCGCCCTTGTGACCATGAGTGAGGCGCTGCGGCTCCTGGCCGGGGTAAAGCTGATGCGTTCAGCAAGGGCGGAACTGGATATCCAGATCGGGGAATTTTTGGGGGGCATTGTGCGCCATAGCGCCCTGCAACCGCTGCTTGATCCCGGCAATACGGGCAATCCGCGCAGCATCACTCTGCAAGCGGGCAAGGAAGCCACGCTTTCCACCGTGTTGGATGGGCTGGCAAAGATTCTGCAAACTGCGGCAGAGCAGGCTGTGCAACAGGAGGCAGAGTCCCGGCTGGAGCGGAAAAAGCAGCTTATCAGCAGCGGGCTGGATTTTTTGCGCGAGGGGCAGGTCGCCAAGGGGCGCGCTTTTTTGAAGCGCATAGTGGAAGAGTTTGGCGACGAGGAAGGCATCCGCCTGCAAATGGGCCAGATTTTTGCCGCTGCCGGGCTATTTGCCGAAGCCGCCGCCATGTATGAGGAAGCCATGACCATTCAGCCGCGCGAGGCCTCGGCCTACACCGGAGCCGTGGCAGCGTGGATGGAACTGCAGGAATACGAAAAGGCCGAGGCTGTGTATCAGGCTGTGCTACGCACTTTTGGCGGTCATGCCTCCACCTTTGGCAAAATGGCGAAACTGTATCTTGCATGGCGTAAAAAACAGGCTGCGGAAGATAACGCCCTGCGCGCCTTGCAGACAGACCCCGAGCAGGCCGATGCCCTGGAGGTTATGGCGGCGCTGGGCAAGCACTAG
- the nadD gene encoding nicotinate (nicotinamide) nucleotide adenylyltransferase: protein MTEAASPPPGRAILGGSFNPPHVGHLRLAIEAREALGDLVQGVDMVPCAVPPHKVQRSMLPFDLRVDMVEACAQGLPWLRCNRMEAQRQGPSYTWDTLCAYREAEPDTDLYFILGSPDFALLSTWHRGLDLPRLCHFVVVPRKGHTSADFITASKALWPDAAERAPLLPACPCMALPGGGLAHFLSVPWLAVSASRVRQLWLAGRNVDFLVPDAALQILRSNVQTVRHHWLEDGSAC, encoded by the coding sequence ATGACGGAAGCGGCGTCCCCCCCGCCGGGCAGAGCCATTCTTGGCGGCAGTTTCAATCCGCCCCATGTGGGACACCTGCGGCTGGCCATCGAGGCCCGCGAGGCCCTGGGCGACCTTGTGCAGGGTGTGGATATGGTGCCTTGCGCTGTACCGCCGCACAAGGTGCAGCGCAGCATGCTGCCCTTTGACCTGCGCGTCGATATGGTAGAGGCCTGCGCTCAGGGCTTGCCCTGGCTGCGTTGCAACCGGATGGAGGCCCAGCGCCAGGGGCCGTCGTATACGTGGGATACGCTTTGCGCCTACCGTGAGGCAGAGCCGGATACGGATCTGTATTTTATTCTGGGCAGCCCGGATTTCGCCTTGCTCTCCACATGGCATAGGGGGCTGGATTTGCCACGATTATGCCATTTTGTGGTTGTGCCCCGTAAGGGGCATACCTCTGCCGATTTTATCACCGCCTCCAAAGCCTTGTGGCCCGATGCCGCAGAGCGCGCTCCATTGCTGCCTGCCTGCCCGTGCATGGCCCTGCCGGGAGGTGGGCTGGCGCATTTTCTTTCTGTGCCATGGCTGGCGGTGAGCGCCTCTCGGGTGCGGCAGCTCTGGCTGGCGGGCCGTAATGTGGATTTTCTTGTGCCGGATGCGGCCTTGCAGATTTTGCGAAGCAACGTTCAAACAGTGCGGCATCACTGGCTGGAGGACGGCTCGGCATGCTGA
- a CDS encoding glutamate-5-semialdehyde dehydrogenase: MTPAEEMSRLGARAKEAARAIAKAHPNAKTQALLGLAQLLQEREAEILAANAEDLAAARAAGQDAPRLDRLTLTPAIMDEMRAACRHVANLPDPVGATERQWQRPNGLLVGRMRVPLGVIAMIYEARPNVTIDAAILCIKAGNAVILRGGSEALRSNIALAKALCDALAQAGLPADAAQLVSIPGHEAVNALCKLDRYIDVIIPRGGEGLVRAVTEAATMPVLKHFKGVCHAYIDADADLDAAAEIVFNGKVQRPGVCNALECLLVHRDVAKDFLPKVAAKLGAAGVEFRACPQSLPLLGATAVAQQPDDLGQEFHALVLAVCVVESMDAALDHIARYGSNHTEIICTNNHEHAMRFLREADASMVAVNASSRFNDGGQLGLGAEIGISTSKLHAYGPMGVDELTTTKFVVLGQGQVRG, from the coding sequence ATGACGCCTGCAGAAGAAATGTCGCGCCTTGGCGCGCGGGCAAAGGAAGCGGCCAGGGCCATAGCCAAGGCCCACCCCAATGCCAAAACGCAAGCCCTGCTGGGGCTGGCGCAACTGCTGCAGGAGCGGGAGGCCGAAATTCTGGCCGCCAATGCGGAAGACCTTGCTGCGGCCCGTGCCGCCGGGCAGGACGCCCCCCGCCTTGACCGCCTGACGCTTACCCCTGCCATCATGGATGAAATGCGCGCTGCCTGCCGCCATGTGGCAAATCTGCCCGACCCTGTGGGCGCTACGGAACGCCAGTGGCAGCGCCCCAACGGCCTGCTTGTGGGCCGTATGCGTGTGCCGCTGGGCGTGATCGCCATGATCTACGAGGCGCGCCCCAATGTGACCATCGACGCCGCCATTTTGTGCATCAAGGCGGGCAATGCGGTTATTCTGCGCGGCGGCAGCGAGGCTTTGCGCTCCAACATCGCGCTTGCCAAGGCCCTGTGCGATGCGCTGGCGCAGGCGGGATTACCCGCCGATGCGGCCCAGCTTGTGTCCATACCCGGTCATGAGGCCGTCAACGCCCTGTGCAAGCTCGACCGATATATTGATGTTATCATCCCGCGCGGCGGCGAGGGCCTTGTGCGCGCCGTGACCGAGGCTGCCACCATGCCCGTGCTCAAGCACTTCAAGGGCGTGTGCCACGCTTATATTGATGCGGATGCTGATCTGGACGCAGCGGCGGAGATTGTTTTTAACGGCAAGGTGCAGCGCCCTGGCGTGTGCAATGCACTGGAATGCCTGCTGGTGCACCGCGATGTGGCCAAGGATTTTCTGCCCAAGGTGGCGGCAAAGCTTGGCGCTGCCGGTGTGGAATTTCGCGCATGCCCGCAATCGCTGCCCCTGCTTGGCGCAACTGCCGTTGCTCAGCAGCCCGATGATCTCGGACAGGAATTCCATGCTTTGGTGCTTGCCGTTTGCGTGGTGGAAAGCATGGATGCCGCGCTGGATCACATTGCCCGCTACGGCTCAAACCATACGGAAATCATCTGCACCAACAACCACGAGCATGCCATGCGCTTTTTGCGCGAGGCGGATGCTTCCATGGTGGCGGTCAACGCTTCCAGCCGTTTCAACGATGGCGGGCAGCTTGGCCTAGGCGCGGAGATCGGCATTTCTACCTCAAAGCTGCATGCCTACGGCCCCATGGGCGTGGACGAACTGACCACCACCAAGTTTGTGGTGCTTGGCCAGGGGCAGGTGCGCGGATAA
- a CDS encoding tetratricopeptide repeat protein produces the protein MNPQKNQGAEDSPLLRDLQAEVSSESAPMLQFMLRHAGTIASIVVLFVLVLAGTGIWRWYSTSKNDEARQSLARIVLQTSGPAQVKELAALAEKAPSDVKFSAYLALGQSAMSNGDNAAAADAFAKAAKESEGPLALIAGMNEAGAMLKAGKYADALALLQKLQAALPGEVTAPQLKQMMAEAAVAAGQTEQAARIYLALSREAQGLNSEYFRARATTLAPKIVEEEAAQTAAPAAPDGAGEKSSGKAQ, from the coding sequence ATGAATCCGCAAAAGAATCAAGGCGCAGAGGATTCCCCCCTGTTGCGCGACCTTCAGGCAGAAGTCAGCTCCGAAAGCGCCCCCATGCTCCAGTTCATGCTGCGCCACGCTGGCACCATAGCCAGCATTGTGGTGCTGTTTGTGCTGGTTCTGGCGGGCACCGGCATCTGGCGCTGGTACAGCACATCCAAAAATGATGAGGCACGGCAGTCGCTTGCGCGCATTGTGCTGCAAACCAGCGGCCCCGCGCAGGTCAAGGAACTTGCCGCTCTGGCGGAAAAGGCTCCTTCTGACGTGAAGTTTTCCGCCTATCTGGCCCTGGGCCAAAGCGCCATGAGCAACGGCGACAACGCCGCCGCCGCGGATGCCTTTGCCAAGGCCGCCAAGGAAAGCGAAGGCCCCCTCGCGCTGATTGCTGGCATGAATGAGGCTGGTGCAATGCTCAAGGCCGGAAAATACGCCGATGCCCTTGCCCTGCTGCAAAAGCTGCAAGCCGCGCTGCCGGGTGAAGTTACCGCTCCGCAGCTCAAGCAGATGATGGCCGAAGCCGCCGTCGCCGCCGGGCAGACAGAACAGGCCGCCCGCATCTACCTTGCCCTCTCGCGCGAGGCGCAGGGCCTTAACAGCGAATATTTCCGCGCCCGCGCAACCACGCTGGCCCCCAAGATTGTTGAAGAAGAAGCCGCCCAGACTGCGGCCCCGGCAGCGCCAGACGGCGCTGGGGAAAAATCTTCCGGCAAAGCCCAGTAA